One Falsarthrobacter nasiphocae DNA segment encodes these proteins:
- a CDS encoding glycosyltransferase family 87 protein, whose protein sequence is MPQTRTDPVWDAAAETVGGPRGQREGRRAGALAWFTPSRVLLILTTLAAMLAYAIKQPCFGINWASPEVFSRACYSDWPVIFSQRGLADGLLPFLSPESRVEYPVLLALTAGLFAAVTPGSGLSHERSMDFFNINAVAAAVAWGALVLVTAATARHLRAQGAFDGTEAAAPRWGTGIERGAVVALSPAIITTIFINWDVYAVLLAAVGLWGIVTRRWVLAGLFIGLGTAFKLYPILLLGVAFLMAVRAPRRSRAWVSFMTTTVAAVVSWLAVNVPAMLVDMTQWRYFLDFTKERGAGFSSLWFVINLGGGGWDSVLSAEQINRLGMISLLVMLALIVVFAWLSPRPIQPAALAFLIVAAFVLTNKVYSPQFVIWLVPLAALAGIPWRWLLAWQAVEVLHWWAVWEALARWSTPNANPQHFMAEDVYSWAVIAHMLALGALMAWVCVRGWTSPEPQQGQPLRSAGARPARTF, encoded by the coding sequence ATGCCCCAGACCCGAACCGATCCCGTGTGGGACGCCGCCGCGGAGACCGTGGGAGGCCCGCGGGGCCAGCGGGAGGGCCGCCGCGCCGGCGCCCTCGCGTGGTTCACGCCCAGCCGTGTGCTGCTCATTCTGACGACGCTCGCCGCTATGCTCGCGTACGCCATCAAACAGCCCTGTTTCGGAATCAATTGGGCGAGTCCCGAGGTCTTTTCTCGTGCTTGCTATTCCGATTGGCCCGTGATTTTCTCCCAGCGCGGCCTCGCAGACGGTCTTCTTCCTTTCTTGTCCCCGGAGAGCCGGGTTGAATACCCTGTTCTTCTGGCGCTCACGGCCGGCCTTTTTGCGGCGGTGACTCCGGGCAGCGGATTGAGCCACGAGCGCTCGATGGACTTCTTCAACATCAATGCGGTCGCCGCCGCCGTGGCCTGGGGCGCTCTCGTCCTCGTCACGGCCGCCACGGCGCGGCATCTGCGCGCTCAGGGCGCCTTCGATGGCACCGAGGCGGCGGCACCGCGCTGGGGGACGGGCATCGAGCGGGGCGCCGTCGTGGCCCTCTCTCCCGCGATCATCACGACGATTTTCATCAACTGGGACGTCTACGCGGTGCTTCTGGCCGCGGTGGGACTGTGGGGAATTGTCACGCGGCGCTGGGTCCTCGCCGGTCTTTTCATTGGGCTGGGGACGGCGTTCAAGCTGTACCCAATCCTCTTGCTGGGCGTTGCGTTCCTCATGGCTGTCCGCGCGCCCCGGCGCTCCCGTGCGTGGGTCTCCTTCATGACGACGACGGTGGCCGCCGTCGTCTCGTGGCTCGCGGTCAACGTCCCGGCCATGCTTGTGGACATGACCCAGTGGCGGTATTTCCTGGATTTCACCAAGGAGCGCGGCGCGGGGTTCTCCTCCCTGTGGTTCGTCATCAATCTTGGCGGGGGAGGCTGGGACTCGGTGCTGAGCGCCGAGCAGATCAACCGGCTCGGCATGATCTCGCTGCTCGTCATGCTTGCGCTCATTGTTGTCTTCGCCTGGCTGTCCCCGAGGCCGATCCAGCCGGCGGCGCTGGCGTTCCTCATCGTGGCGGCGTTTGTCCTGACGAACAAGGTGTACTCCCCGCAGTTCGTCATCTGGCTCGTGCCCCTTGCCGCCCTGGCGGGCATCCCGTGGCGGTGGCTGCTCGCCTGGCAGGCGGTCGAGGTGCTCCACTGGTGGGCCGTCTGGGAGGCGCTCGCCCGCTGGTCCACGCCCAATGCCAACCCCCAGCACTTCATGGCTGAAGACGTATATTCCTGGGCGGTGATCGCACATATGCTCGCCCTCGGCGCCCTGATGGCGTGGGTGTGCGTGCGGGGGTGGACCTCGCCCGAGCCGCAGCAGGGGCAGCCTCTGCGCTCTGCGGGCGCACGCCCGGCCCGGACCTTCTGA
- a CDS encoding ABC transporter ATP-binding protein — MPTALDLSHVTLTYPDGAGRLTAVDDASLTIRRGELVGLVGPSGSGKSSLLSLASTLQRPTTGEVTVDGTPTSALSTRELLTLRREKIGIIFQQPQLIESLTAREQLLITESIRGGKTRGARGRADELLDLVGLSGQADRRPGQLSGGQRQRVNIARALMGQPALLLVDEPTSALDRERSASVVALLEKVTREFETGTLLVTHETETLGNADRVLHMEDGRLSPSL; from the coding sequence ATGCCCACCGCACTCGACCTCTCCCACGTCACCCTGACCTACCCGGACGGCGCCGGCCGCCTCACCGCCGTGGACGACGCCTCCCTCACCATCCGCAGGGGCGAGCTCGTGGGCCTCGTCGGCCCCTCCGGCTCCGGCAAGTCCTCCCTCCTCTCCCTCGCGTCCACCCTCCAGCGGCCGACGACGGGCGAGGTCACCGTGGACGGCACCCCCACGTCCGCGCTCTCGACGCGGGAGCTGTTGACGCTGCGCCGCGAGAAGATCGGCATCATCTTCCAGCAGCCCCAGCTCATCGAGTCCCTCACCGCCCGCGAGCAGCTCCTCATCACGGAGTCGATCCGCGGCGGGAAGACCCGCGGGGCCCGGGGGCGGGCGGACGAGCTGCTCGACCTCGTGGGCCTCAGCGGCCAGGCCGACCGCCGTCCGGGCCAGCTCTCGGGAGGGCAGCGCCAGCGCGTCAATATCGCCAGGGCGCTCATGGGGCAGCCGGCTCTCTTGCTGGTCGATGAGCCGACGAGCGCGCTGGACCGAGAACGCTCGGCGTCCGTCGTCGCTCTCCTGGAAAAGGTGACCCGAGAATTCGAGACGGGCACGCTCCTCGTCACCCATGAAACGGAGACTCTCGGAAACGCAGACCGCGTCCTGCATATGGAGGACGGGCGCCTCTCGCCTTCCCTTTAA
- a CDS encoding ABC transporter permease encodes MLLARRDVAFARGRFALVGGVVALLTLLVALLSGLTGGLGSQSTSALCAAGKAGAARVLLAGDAVGLSSVTDAQLRNATAQDADALPLTIGMVRLEAGPGNGAASASPRASSGPVQAAVFAAPRPSAWVPSVPDSGVALPSAVADELGVGAGDTVTLNGIAQKVSSVSAPGLSYAHAPVVGLPESATREVLHTRTPNAILSADPALTVEGLTSATVKEAFNAVPGYRSEHGSLLLIQVILYVIAGLVVAAFLTIWTLQRTRDLALLRALGASEGFLVRDGLAQSAIVVLGGVLVGALSGWGLAGLASRAVPFEVSMATIGGPGLLVLAVGLLGSLAAVTRVRSINPLTALGGN; translated from the coding sequence ATGCTGCTCGCCCGCCGGGACGTCGCCTTCGCTCGAGGCCGCTTCGCCCTCGTCGGAGGGGTCGTCGCTCTCCTCACCCTGCTCGTCGCCCTCCTGTCCGGGCTGACGGGCGGGCTCGGGTCCCAGTCCACCTCGGCCCTCTGCGCCGCGGGGAAAGCCGGCGCCGCCCGGGTCCTCCTCGCTGGCGACGCCGTGGGCCTGTCCTCCGTGACGGACGCCCAGCTCAGGAACGCCACGGCCCAGGACGCCGACGCGCTCCCGCTGACAATCGGCATGGTCCGCCTCGAGGCCGGCCCGGGGAACGGGGCCGCGAGCGCCTCGCCCCGTGCCTCGTCTGGCCCCGTCCAGGCAGCCGTCTTCGCGGCCCCGCGCCCCTCGGCCTGGGTGCCGTCCGTCCCCGACTCCGGCGTGGCCCTGCCCTCGGCGGTCGCAGATGAGCTCGGCGTGGGCGCCGGGGACACGGTCACCCTCAACGGCATCGCCCAGAAGGTCTCCAGCGTCTCGGCTCCGGGGCTCAGCTACGCGCACGCCCCCGTCGTCGGCCTCCCGGAGTCCGCCACCCGAGAGGTCCTGCATACCCGCACGCCCAACGCGATCCTCTCGGCTGACCCGGCCCTCACGGTGGAGGGGCTGACGTCCGCGACCGTCAAGGAGGCGTTCAACGCCGTGCCGGGGTACCGCTCCGAGCACGGGTCCCTGCTCCTCATCCAGGTGATCCTGTACGTCATCGCGGGGCTCGTTGTGGCCGCGTTCCTGACGATCTGGACGCTGCAGCGCACCCGTGACCTCGCCCTGCTGCGGGCGCTGGGCGCCTCGGAGGGGTTCCTTGTGCGGGACGGCCTGGCACAGTCCGCCATCGTGGTCCTCGGCGGCGTCCTGGTCGGCGCCCTCTCGGGCTGGGGGCTCGCGGGCCTGGCCTCCCGCGCCGTCCCGTTCGAGGTCAGCATGGCCACGATCGGCGGCCCCGGCCTCCTCGTCCTCGCCGTCGGGCTCCTCGGCTCCCTCGCCGCTGTCACCCGCGTCCGCTCCATCAACCCGCTCACCGCGCTCGGAGGAAACTGA
- a CDS encoding sensor histidine kinase, whose product MRPTPDSATDLLVRGLRLGVHVAFALLLAFALVSVSLDGDDDAAPWGIYAVGAALAAVYVAGTAVERRLAVRAGYGASPVIPVVVWAPWLAAVTALWAVLVAQHSAFSYCVFPLFFVVLHLVRPLPAGLAGVGVLLVLLVAALSRGGQAGTGAIVGPSVGAAFSVVVFVVYEALVRDSLAQRRALAELEAARTELAAAHRSAGMAAERDRFAAEVHDTLAQGLNAIVLTARAGLAGADERGALRTVVDLASANLEQAREMFRGATGTAGAGRRDALAEDIEAAVARISSGALNLTVRDERSQEQRAQPVDAEVERFLVLAASSLVSNVTRHAGAGRAVLTVGSPGEGLLAMDVVDDGCGFDRKTTPDGFGLASLSARAQALGGSVVVETEPGEGTAVNVTVPARPTGAGRAAPSSITTPDSP is encoded by the coding sequence ATGAGACCCACGCCGGACAGCGCCACAGACCTCCTCGTCAGGGGTCTGCGCCTGGGCGTCCACGTGGCTTTCGCGCTGCTCCTCGCCTTCGCGCTCGTGAGCGTCTCGCTGGACGGGGACGACGACGCCGCGCCGTGGGGGATCTACGCCGTCGGCGCGGCGCTGGCCGCCGTGTATGTGGCGGGCACCGCTGTGGAGCGGCGCCTCGCCGTCCGGGCCGGGTACGGCGCCTCGCCGGTCATCCCCGTGGTGGTCTGGGCCCCGTGGCTCGCGGCCGTGACCGCCCTGTGGGCCGTGTTGGTGGCGCAGCACAGCGCGTTCTCCTATTGCGTCTTCCCCCTGTTCTTCGTGGTCCTGCACCTTGTCCGTCCCCTGCCCGCGGGCCTGGCCGGGGTGGGAGTTCTGCTCGTCCTCCTCGTGGCGGCGCTGAGCCGCGGCGGCCAGGCCGGCACGGGGGCCATCGTGGGACCGAGCGTGGGGGCTGCCTTCTCCGTGGTCGTCTTCGTGGTCTACGAGGCGCTCGTGAGGGACTCCCTCGCCCAGCGGCGCGCCCTCGCCGAGCTCGAGGCCGCGCGGACAGAGCTCGCCGCCGCCCACCGCTCCGCAGGCATGGCGGCCGAGCGGGACCGATTCGCGGCCGAAGTCCACGACACCCTCGCGCAGGGCCTCAACGCCATCGTCCTCACGGCACGCGCGGGCCTGGCGGGGGCAGATGAGCGCGGCGCCCTGCGCACCGTCGTCGACCTCGCGTCCGCCAACCTGGAGCAGGCCCGCGAGATGTTCCGGGGCGCCACTGGGACGGCCGGGGCTGGGAGGCGGGACGCGCTCGCGGAGGACATCGAGGCTGCGGTGGCCCGTATCAGCTCGGGGGCGCTGAACCTCACGGTGCGGGACGAGCGCTCGCAAGAGCAGCGCGCCCAGCCCGTGGACGCGGAAGTGGAGCGGTTCCTCGTCCTCGCCGCGTCCTCGCTCGTGTCCAACGTGACCCGGCACGCAGGCGCGGGGCGAGCCGTGCTGACGGTAGGCTCACCGGGAGAGGGGCTCCTCGCCATGGATGTCGTGGATGACGGCTGCGGCTTTGACCGCAAGACCACCCCGGACGGGTTCGGCCTGGCCTCGCTCTCGGCGCGGGCGCAGGCGCTCGGCGGCAGCGTCGTCGTCGAGACCGAGCCGGGAGAGGGGACCGCTGTCAACGTGACCGTCCCGGCCCGCCCCACAGGCGCGGGGCGCGCCGCGCCCTCCAGCATCACCACCCCAGACAGTCCCTGA
- a CDS encoding response regulator transcription factor, with translation MRIVLADDHPVVRAGVRALVSLVEGADVVGEAGSAEETLTVVRELRAAGEPAQIVLMDLNMPSTSAELGGIAATRALTRDGGPERVIVLTTFDAEADVVSAIDAGARGYLFKDSEPAVIGEALATVAGGGQYYAPRAAAALAAAVRRTTQPEALLTERELDVARLLATGAGNRQIAKALFISEATVKTHLIHVYRKLGATNRTAAVAALHEEGLV, from the coding sequence ATGCGCATCGTCCTCGCCGATGACCACCCCGTGGTCCGTGCCGGCGTGCGCGCGCTCGTGAGCCTTGTCGAGGGCGCGGACGTCGTGGGAGAAGCGGGAAGCGCGGAGGAGACGCTCACCGTGGTGCGGGAGTTGCGCGCGGCCGGGGAGCCCGCGCAGATCGTCCTCATGGACCTCAACATGCCCTCCACGAGCGCCGAACTCGGCGGGATCGCGGCCACCCGTGCGCTCACGCGGGACGGGGGGCCGGAGCGCGTCATCGTCCTGACGACGTTCGACGCGGAGGCCGACGTCGTCTCCGCCATCGACGCCGGCGCCCGCGGGTACCTCTTCAAGGACAGCGAGCCAGCTGTGATCGGGGAGGCGCTCGCCACAGTGGCGGGCGGGGGCCAGTACTACGCGCCCCGCGCCGCAGCGGCCCTCGCGGCAGCCGTCCGCCGAACCACCCAGCCGGAGGCCCTCCTCACGGAGCGCGAGCTCGACGTGGCCCGCCTCCTCGCCACCGGCGCGGGGAACAGACAGATCGCCAAGGCCCTCTTCATCTCGGAGGCCACGGTCAAGACCCACCTCATCCACGTCTACCGGAAGCTCGGCGCCACGAACCGCACGGCCGCCGTCGCCGCCCTCCACGAAGAAGGACTCGTATGA
- a CDS encoding MFS transporter produces the protein MTHLRAEAASRATFLHFFLNGFIVTAWTARIPGAAATLKVDNAQLGLLLLMVAVGSILSMSQADRLLARFGTRTTARGGNVVGVLGLVGLSAALGAQSPVWAGAALLVLGVGMGVWDVAMNVEGAHVEHELGRTVMPRYHAGFSVGTVAGAVLGAALAAASVPIAVGLIGAGLVSLVVVALVTPRFLDSGPALEPVPAGQGADPASAAAAATSAPAVKPRSPWTEPRTLLIGVVVMACSLTEGSAMDWVAKGAVDGIHVSESVAAMIFAVFVTAMTLTRWFGTGFVDRFGRVACLRVCLAASLLGLATYVLAPNGWVMAVGVFFWGVGAALGFPLGISAASDEPARAAARVSTVSMIAYTAFFLGPPLLGWLAEAWTIRHALAVIAVPILAALLLAGVTRAQREPASAS, from the coding sequence ATGACACATCTCCGAGCTGAGGCGGCCTCGCGGGCGACCTTCCTCCATTTCTTCCTCAACGGCTTCATCGTCACCGCCTGGACCGCGCGCATTCCCGGAGCCGCGGCCACGCTCAAGGTGGACAACGCCCAGCTGGGCCTGCTTCTCCTCATGGTGGCCGTGGGCTCCATCCTGTCCATGTCCCAGGCGGACCGCCTGCTCGCCCGTTTCGGCACGCGCACCACGGCCCGCGGGGGCAACGTCGTGGGCGTGCTCGGCCTCGTGGGGCTCTCGGCGGCGCTCGGGGCGCAGAGCCCGGTCTGGGCCGGCGCGGCGCTCCTTGTCCTTGGCGTCGGCATGGGCGTGTGGGACGTGGCCATGAACGTCGAGGGGGCGCACGTCGAGCACGAGCTCGGCCGCACCGTCATGCCGCGGTACCACGCCGGCTTCTCCGTGGGCACGGTGGCCGGTGCCGTCCTCGGTGCCGCGCTCGCGGCGGCGTCGGTGCCGATTGCCGTGGGGCTCATCGGCGCGGGTCTCGTCTCCCTCGTGGTCGTCGCCCTCGTCACGCCCCGCTTCCTCGACAGCGGCCCCGCGCTCGAGCCCGTCCCCGCAGGCCAGGGCGCCGACCCCGCCAGCGCTGCCGCCGCCGCGACGAGCGCCCCGGCGGTCAAGCCGCGCTCCCCGTGGACCGAGCCGCGCACCCTGCTCATCGGCGTCGTCGTCATGGCGTGCTCCCTCACGGAGGGCTCCGCGATGGACTGGGTCGCCAAGGGCGCCGTGGACGGCATCCACGTGTCCGAGAGCGTCGCCGCCATGATCTTCGCCGTCTTCGTCACGGCCATGACCCTGACCCGCTGGTTCGGCACAGGGTTTGTGGACCGGTTCGGCCGTGTCGCGTGCCTGCGGGTCTGCCTCGCCGCGTCCCTGCTCGGCCTGGCCACGTATGTCCTGGCGCCGAACGGCTGGGTCATGGCGGTCGGCGTGTTCTTCTGGGGCGTGGGCGCTGCCCTCGGCTTCCCGCTCGGCATCTCCGCCGCGTCCGACGAGCCCGCTCGCGCCGCCGCCCGCGTCAGCACGGTCTCGATGATCGCCTACACCGCGTTCTTCCTCGGCCCGCCGCTCCTTGGCTGGCTGGCTGAGGCGTGGACCATCCGGCACGCGCTCGCGGTCATCGCGGTTCCCATCCTCGCGGCGCTCCTTCTTGCGGGCGTGACCCGGGCGCAGCGGGAGCCGGCGTCGGCCTCCTGA
- a CDS encoding ABC transporter ATP-binding protein encodes MGETSPELQLIGVSKSYPPATRALQDVSVEIFAGESVAIVGPSGSGKSTLLAMLGLLENPDEGRRVIAGLDTDTASERELTRLRRTHISFVFQAFHLLEHLTVTENVLHALQIRGVSGGAARTAATEAIRSVGLQHRSHAKPGTLSGGERQRAAIARAVAMQPRVLLCDEPTGNLDTTTAESVLQLLLAQADAGTAVVIVTHSPELAARCDRTIRVLDGRVHHAAA; translated from the coding sequence GTGGGTGAGACCAGCCCGGAGCTGCAGCTCATCGGAGTGTCCAAAAGCTATCCGCCCGCCACCCGAGCCCTTCAGGATGTCTCTGTGGAGATCTTTGCGGGGGAGTCCGTGGCGATTGTGGGCCCCAGCGGCTCAGGCAAGTCCACACTCTTGGCGATGCTCGGGCTGCTGGAGAATCCGGACGAGGGTCGGCGGGTCATCGCCGGGCTGGATACGGACACTGCCTCGGAACGTGAGCTCACCCGCCTGCGCCGAACCCACATATCTTTTGTGTTTCAGGCCTTCCACCTGCTTGAGCACTTGACCGTCACAGAGAACGTCCTTCACGCGCTCCAGATCCGGGGAGTCAGCGGCGGTGCCGCTCGCACGGCCGCAACGGAGGCCATCCGAAGCGTGGGGCTGCAGCACCGCTCGCATGCCAAGCCCGGCACTCTCTCCGGGGGTGAGCGGCAGCGGGCCGCCATCGCTCGTGCCGTGGCGATGCAGCCGCGGGTGCTGTTGTGCGACGAGCCCACGGGAAACCTCGACACCACCACCGCGGAGTCTGTTCTGCAGCTGCTGCTGGCCCAAGCCGACGCCGGGACGGCAGTCGTCATCGTGACGCATTCCCCTGAACTCGCCGCCCGGTGCGACCGCACCATCCGTGTGCTGGATGGGCGGGTGCACCATGCTGCTGCGTGA
- a CDS encoding ABC transporter permease produces the protein MLLREAWRNVTRRWNRTAFSLLTIVIGAATLVTMLAVTRGSAYRSAEHLAALSSGMLTVSLPAGPAGWAEGEEGLRQRLLRQPGVKEAGTFTVLNDGQRTPVSTARTRDADAVSVALSDSGLRVMGGHVVAGGWPSAGSHEMLVGQRVAETLGVAPELGQNQVKIGDRWWSVVGVVQGTGNAAILNEAVIFPPTKAASLEPTVSRNIVLEASVPDAVPEEQLRLAAWPYEPEHARITRPVSAESLSTGLLRESETMVLVTMLVLAVSAVFSVYSTMQTAVWERRRHIGLDRALGASRGRIAGLFLFESALTGGLGGLAGTGLGVLVGAGVAALQGWPHLLPWWVVVVPGAGAVIGAISGLLPAVGASRVDPAQLLRE, from the coding sequence ATGCTGCTGCGTGAGGCGTGGAGGAATGTCACCCGTCGGTGGAACCGCACCGCCTTCAGCTTGCTGACCATCGTGATTGGCGCCGCGACGCTCGTGACCATGTTGGCCGTCACTCGGGGCTCTGCCTACCGTTCGGCTGAGCACCTGGCTGCGCTGTCCAGCGGAATGCTCACTGTCTCTCTGCCCGCCGGGCCTGCCGGATGGGCAGAGGGGGAGGAGGGCCTACGGCAACGGCTCCTGCGTCAGCCTGGCGTGAAAGAGGCCGGCACGTTCACCGTTCTCAACGACGGCCAGCGCACTCCTGTCTCCACGGCACGTACGAGAGATGCCGACGCAGTCTCTGTGGCTCTGTCCGATTCGGGCCTGAGGGTGATGGGCGGGCATGTGGTGGCTGGCGGCTGGCCCAGCGCGGGTTCCCACGAAATGCTCGTGGGGCAGCGGGTGGCCGAGACTTTGGGCGTTGCTCCGGAGTTGGGCCAGAACCAGGTGAAGATCGGCGACCGCTGGTGGAGCGTCGTCGGCGTCGTCCAGGGGACTGGGAACGCGGCCATTCTTAACGAGGCGGTGATCTTCCCGCCCACGAAGGCCGCCTCCCTTGAGCCGACGGTCAGCCGGAACATCGTTCTCGAGGCGTCCGTCCCGGACGCAGTGCCCGAAGAACAGTTGCGTTTGGCGGCCTGGCCTTATGAGCCGGAGCACGCGCGCATCACCAGGCCCGTCAGTGCGGAGTCCCTCTCCACCGGGTTGCTGCGCGAATCCGAGACGATGGTGCTGGTCACCATGCTGGTGCTGGCGGTATCCGCAGTCTTCAGCGTGTATTCCACGATGCAGACGGCGGTGTGGGAGCGCCGTCGCCATATCGGCCTGGACCGTGCGCTTGGGGCTTCCCGGGGGCGGATAGCGGGGCTATTCCTTTTCGAGTCGGCCCTGACCGGTGGGCTGGGGGGCTTAGCCGGAACAGGCCTGGGGGTTCTGGTGGGTGCGGGCGTGGCGGCTCTCCAAGGATGGCCCCATCTGTTGCCCTGGTGGGTGGTCGTCGTGCCGGGTGCGGGGGCGGTGATCGGGGCGATCTCGGGCCTGCTTCCGGCCGTTGGAGCAAGTCGTGTAGACCCAGCCCAGCTGTTGCGTGAGTAA
- a CDS encoding ABC transporter ATP-binding protein: MIQVENLTKRYGNKVAVNNVSFEARPGRVTGFLGPNGAGKSTTMRMILGLDTPTAGRALVDGKPYREATSPLSSVGALLDAKAVHTGRSARSHLRAMAATHGLPNARVDEVISMTGLDQVAKRKVGGFSLGMGQRLGIASALLGDPKTVIFDEPVNGLDPEGVTWVRNLCRYLASEGRTVFLSSHLMSEMAQTADDLVIIGKGQIIAQGPITDIIAGQGEVRTLVRTDNVEALTSALAGHNVRISTLDANSVEISGVSPRQIAETAFQERIFFYELTPRELSLEEAYMRLTQGAVEYHSAELNGAQEVK, encoded by the coding sequence ATGATCCAGGTAGAAAACCTCACCAAGAGGTATGGCAACAAGGTGGCGGTGAACAACGTCAGCTTCGAGGCGCGTCCCGGCCGCGTCACCGGCTTCCTCGGGCCGAACGGCGCGGGCAAGTCGACGACGATGCGCATGATCCTCGGGCTGGACACCCCGACGGCCGGCCGGGCGCTCGTGGACGGCAAGCCGTACCGCGAGGCCACGTCCCCCCTCTCCTCCGTGGGCGCGCTCCTCGACGCGAAGGCCGTTCACACCGGCCGCAGCGCGCGGAGCCACCTGCGCGCCATGGCGGCCACGCACGGCCTGCCCAACGCCCGCGTGGACGAGGTCATCTCGATGACGGGCCTCGACCAGGTGGCCAAGCGCAAGGTCGGCGGCTTCTCGCTCGGCATGGGCCAGCGCCTCGGCATCGCCTCCGCCCTCCTCGGCGACCCCAAGACGGTCATCTTCGACGAGCCCGTCAACGGCCTCGACCCCGAGGGCGTCACCTGGGTCCGCAACCTGTGCCGCTACCTCGCCTCCGAGGGCCGCACCGTGTTCCTGTCCTCCCACCTCATGTCGGAGATGGCACAGACCGCTGACGACCTCGTCATCATCGGCAAGGGACAGATCATCGCCCAGGGCCCCATCACGGACATCATCGCGGGTCAGGGTGAGGTCCGCACGCTCGTGCGCACGGACAACGTGGAGGCCCTGACGTCGGCGCTCGCCGGGCACAACGTCCGCATCTCCACCCTGGACGCCAACTCCGTGGAGATCTCCGGTGTCTCTCCGCGCCAGATCGCAGAGACCGCGTTCCAGGAGCGCATCTTCTTCTACGAACTCACTCCCCGCGAGCTCTCCCTCGAGGAGGCGTACATGCGCCTCACGCAGGGTGCCGTGGAATACCACTCCGCCGAGCTCAACGGCGCACAGGAGGTCAAGTAA
- a CDS encoding ABC transporter permease produces MSHSLSAPQNRAAGEGSAPRHAVETNGAQGGSATDERRAPVREFSSRFSGNKVGFGKLVKSEFIKITSLRSTYWLLGIAFALTVGFAALFTIAVNSTVDSVKNPPEGMPPGMGSTMDAAREVAMHLPIVGAFFSILVFGAWAVTTIAGEYGTGMIRSTMTAAPKRWPALLAKLLVTLLVAAVVAFLAFLASYGLGQVMTPSEVHFGLGDGNVMRSILMTVLYVVLVVLMGFGLGLLTRNAAGGIVTIVGILFALPLISGIFGGMVDWVGDAARFLPSNLGQTMGAVTDAAAPNTGAESAGSNTPTPIKWNEAALWLALESGVIWLLGMITAQKRDV; encoded by the coding sequence ATGTCTCACTCGCTGTCTGCACCCCAGAACCGCGCCGCGGGGGAGGGTTCGGCCCCCCGCCACGCCGTCGAGACGAACGGCGCGCAGGGAGGCTCCGCCACGGATGAGCGCCGCGCGCCGGTGCGGGAGTTCTCCTCGCGCTTCTCCGGCAACAAGGTCGGCTTCGGCAAGCTCGTCAAGAGCGAGTTCATCAAGATCACGTCCCTGCGGAGCACGTATTGGCTCCTCGGGATCGCGTTCGCCCTGACGGTGGGCTTCGCGGCTCTGTTCACGATTGCGGTCAACTCGACCGTCGATTCGGTCAAGAATCCGCCGGAGGGCATGCCCCCTGGCATGGGTTCCACGATGGACGCAGCCCGTGAGGTGGCGATGCACTTGCCGATCGTCGGTGCGTTCTTCAGCATCCTCGTCTTCGGCGCCTGGGCGGTGACGACGATTGCCGGCGAGTACGGCACGGGCATGATCCGCTCCACGATGACGGCGGCGCCCAAGCGCTGGCCGGCCCTCCTCGCCAAGCTGCTCGTGACGCTGCTCGTCGCGGCCGTCGTCGCCTTCCTCGCCTTCCTCGCCTCGTATGGACTGGGCCAGGTCATGACCCCGAGTGAGGTCCACTTCGGCCTCGGCGACGGCAACGTCATGCGGTCCATCCTCATGACCGTGCTCTACGTGGTGCTCGTGGTCCTCATGGGCTTCGGTCTCGGCCTGCTCACGCGCAACGCGGCCGGCGGCATCGTCACGATCGTCGGCATCCTCTTCGCCCTGCCCCTGATCTCGGGGATCTTCGGGGGAATGGTGGACTGGGTTGGAGATGCTGCCCGCTTCCTCCCGAGCAACCTCGGCCAGACGATGGGCGCTGTGACGGACGCCGCCGCGCCCAATACGGGTGCCGAGTCCGCTGGCTCGAACACCCCCACCCCGATCAAGTGGAATGAGGCGGCCCTCTGGCTCGCCCTCGAGTCCGGCGTCATCTGGCTGCTGGGCATGATCACGGCGCAGAAGCGGGACGTCTGA